Proteins co-encoded in one Homoserinimonas aerilata genomic window:
- a CDS encoding DUF4190 domain-containing protein translates to MSDPALNQPAGQPQPVYFVQAPPRGLSVTSMVLGLASILFGFTFLVPLGALIFGIVGLKKEPAGRGMAITGIVIGALFMLFWVLLGGVILAAIGGLIGLAGTTSYTG, encoded by the coding sequence ATGAGCGATCCCGCCCTGAACCAGCCTGCCGGCCAGCCGCAGCCCGTGTACTTCGTGCAGGCCCCGCCGCGCGGCCTCAGCGTCACCTCGATGGTGCTGGGTCTCGCATCCATCCTCTTCGGCTTCACGTTTCTGGTGCCGCTCGGTGCGCTGATCTTCGGCATCGTGGGCCTGAAGAAGGAGCCGGCGGGCAGGGGGATGGCGATCACCGGCATCGTCATCGGTGCCCTGTTCATGCTGTTCTGGGTGCTGCTGGGCGGGGTCATCCTGGCCGCAATCGGCGGGCTCATCGGCCTCGCCGGAACCACCTCCTACACTGGCTGA
- the purQ gene encoding phosphoribosylformylglycinamidine synthase subunit PurQ: MRIGVITFPGSLDDRDAARAVRFAGAEPVALWHGSHSLEGVDALVLPGGFSYGDYLRCGAIAALSPIMSEVIDAANKGMPVLGICNGFQMLAEAHLLEGGLIRNDHGSFICRDQLLRVENASTAWTGNFEQGQEITIPLKNGEGGFIADADTVKRLEGEGQVAFRYLGVNPNGSVNDIAGVSNARGNVVGLMPHPEHAIEEGFGPDTHAAMRNGTDGLAFFTSVITQALVAR; encoded by the coding sequence ATGCGCATCGGCGTCATCACCTTCCCCGGCTCGCTCGACGACCGCGACGCCGCCCGCGCCGTTCGCTTCGCCGGCGCAGAACCCGTCGCCCTGTGGCACGGCTCGCACAGCCTCGAAGGCGTAGACGCGCTCGTGCTGCCCGGCGGCTTCAGCTACGGCGACTACCTGCGCTGCGGCGCCATCGCCGCGCTCTCACCGATCATGTCCGAGGTCATCGACGCGGCCAACAAGGGCATGCCTGTGCTCGGAATCTGCAACGGCTTCCAGATGCTCGCCGAAGCGCACCTGCTCGAGGGTGGCCTCATCCGCAACGACCACGGCAGCTTCATCTGCCGCGACCAGCTCCTGCGCGTCGAGAACGCCTCCACCGCCTGGACGGGCAACTTCGAGCAGGGCCAGGAGATCACCATCCCGCTCAAGAACGGCGAAGGCGGCTTCATCGCCGACGCCGACACCGTCAAGCGGCTCGAAGGCGAAGGCCAGGTCGCGTTCCGATACCTGGGCGTCAACCCGAACGGCTCAGTCAACGACATCGCGGGCGTCTCGAACGCGCGCGGCAACGTCGTCGGCCTGATGCCGCATCCGGAGCACGCCATCGAGGAGGGCTTCGGGCCCGACACCCACGCCGCCATGCGCAACGGCACCGACGGCCTCGCATTCTTCACAAGCGTCATCACGCAGGCGCTCGTCGCGCGGTAG
- a CDS encoding Fur family transcriptional regulator has protein sequence METATTQTLGESIRGAGLKVTEPRVAVLRALDASPHADADTVFGAVRQTLPGTSLQAVYGVLAALTGAGLLRRIEPAGSSALYELRTGDNHHHVVCSGCGAIEDVDCVVGEAPCLTPSNASGFAIHTAEVTFWGLCPSCHNATTEPNR, from the coding sequence ATGGAAACGGCCACGACGCAGACGCTCGGCGAGAGCATCCGCGGTGCCGGTCTCAAGGTGACTGAGCCCCGCGTGGCCGTGCTGCGCGCGCTCGACGCCAGCCCGCACGCCGACGCCGACACCGTGTTCGGCGCCGTGCGGCAGACGCTGCCCGGCACCTCCCTGCAGGCCGTCTATGGCGTGCTCGCCGCGCTCACCGGCGCCGGACTGCTGCGCCGAATCGAGCCGGCCGGTTCGAGCGCGCTCTACGAGCTGCGCACGGGCGACAACCACCACCATGTGGTGTGCAGCGGATGCGGGGCCATAGAAGACGTCGACTGTGTCGTCGGTGAGGCGCCCTGCCTGACCCCGTCGAATGCTTCTGGTTTCGCCATCCACACTGCAGAGGTCACCTTCTGGGGACTCTGCCCCTCATGCCACAACGCGACCACCGAACCCAACAGATAG
- a CDS encoding DUF3817 domain-containing protein, with translation MTTTSPPTTRLTPQRFYRVVAIAEAITWTLLIAGLLMKYVFDAGDLGVRIGGSIHGFVFLLYAATAVLVGVNQRWSIRLIVVGVLTAIVPYATIPFDLWLDRRGLLAGRWRTEKTDDPRDAHWIDRLMRWFLKHPLVLVAFVVVVVAVIFTVLVTLGPPGGR, from the coding sequence ATGACCACGACCTCCCCACCCACGACCCGCCTGACCCCGCAACGCTTCTACCGCGTCGTCGCCATCGCCGAGGCCATCACCTGGACGCTCCTCATCGCCGGCCTGCTCATGAAGTACGTGTTCGACGCCGGCGACCTCGGAGTGCGCATCGGCGGCAGCATCCATGGCTTCGTGTTCCTGCTGTATGCGGCGACCGCCGTGCTGGTGGGCGTGAACCAGAGGTGGAGCATCCGCCTCATCGTCGTCGGCGTGCTGACCGCGATCGTGCCCTACGCGACCATCCCGTTCGACCTGTGGCTCGACCGCCGCGGGCTGCTCGCCGGCCGCTGGCGCACCGAGAAGACGGATGACCCGCGCGACGCCCACTGGATCGACCGGCTCATGAGATGGTTCCTGAAGCACCCGCTCGTGCTCGTCGCATTCGTCGTCGTCGTCGTCGCCGTGATCTTCACGGTGCTGGTCACTCTGGGGCCTCCCGGGGGGCGCTGA
- a CDS encoding mechanosensitive ion channel family protein produces MPIQEDDLTGWGPWLGTLLAIAVAVVAVVVLVLLVRLVVALASRRAPWMGLLLQRMRHRWRFLLLVVALWVACAVSAPADLPWWPALSRVFLIVVILTAGWLLSAITSFGIERVMARYDASGVLGPEARRMRTQLSVVQRLATVLIAVIAFGAVLFTFPEVRAVGASVLASAGIVSIIAGLAAQSTLGNLIAGIQLAFSDAIRVGDVVVVEGEWGRIGEITLSYVVVNVWDERRLVLPSTYFTSKPFESWTRRSDKILGTVYMDLDWRVPVEAVREKFMEIVEGSDAWDRRAASVLVTGSEGGFVTLRFLVSSADSGDQWALRCLVREEIMTWLQAEHPEALPVTRVSLEQPRVSSEQPHD; encoded by the coding sequence ATGCCGATCCAAGAAGACGACCTGACCGGATGGGGCCCGTGGCTGGGCACGCTCCTCGCGATCGCCGTGGCGGTGGTGGCTGTGGTGGTGCTGGTTCTGCTCGTGCGGCTGGTGGTGGCCCTAGCGAGCAGGCGCGCCCCGTGGATGGGCCTGCTGTTGCAGCGGATGCGTCACCGCTGGCGCTTCCTGCTGCTGGTTGTGGCGCTGTGGGTCGCCTGTGCGGTGAGCGCCCCCGCCGACCTCCCGTGGTGGCCGGCGTTGTCGCGGGTGTTCCTGATTGTGGTCATCCTGACGGCCGGGTGGCTGCTGTCGGCGATCACGTCGTTCGGTATCGAGAGGGTGATGGCGCGTTACGACGCGAGCGGCGTTCTCGGCCCTGAGGCTCGGCGGATGCGCACCCAGCTGTCGGTCGTGCAGCGACTCGCGACGGTGCTTATTGCTGTGATCGCGTTCGGCGCGGTGCTGTTCACGTTTCCTGAGGTGCGGGCTGTGGGGGCGAGTGTTCTTGCCTCGGCGGGCATCGTCAGCATCATCGCCGGCCTGGCCGCGCAGTCGACGCTCGGCAATCTGATTGCGGGCATCCAGCTTGCGTTCAGTGACGCCATCCGGGTGGGTGATGTGGTTGTCGTCGAGGGCGAGTGGGGCCGCATCGGTGAGATCACGCTGTCGTATGTGGTGGTGAATGTCTGGGATGAGCGGCGGCTGGTGCTGCCAAGCACCTATTTCACGTCGAAGCCGTTCGAGAGTTGGACGCGACGCTCCGACAAGATCCTCGGCACCGTGTACATGGACCTCGACTGGCGCGTGCCCGTGGAGGCGGTGCGCGAGAAGTTCATGGAGATCGTGGAGGGCTCGGATGCCTGGGATCGGCGCGCGGCCAGCGTGCTCGTCACAGGGTCGGAGGGCGGTTTCGTGACCCTGCGCTTTCTCGTCTCATCGGCAGACTCGGGCGACCAGTGGGCGCTGCGCTGCCTGGTGCGCGAGGAGATCATGACCTGGCTGCAGGCGGAGCATCCTGAGGCCCTGCCGGTGACACGGGTGTCGCTGGAGCAGCCGCGCGTGTCGTCGGAGCAGCCCCACGACTGA
- the purS gene encoding phosphoribosylformylglycinamidine synthase subunit PurS — MPTIVVEVMPKAELLDPQGKAVSGALHRLGKTHFAGVRIGKRFEITVDEITDAVLAEVRELAETMLSNSVIEDVISITTPDSAVAGETH, encoded by the coding sequence GTGCCCACAATCGTCGTCGAGGTCATGCCCAAGGCCGAACTGCTCGACCCCCAGGGCAAGGCCGTCTCCGGAGCCCTGCACCGCCTCGGCAAAACCCACTTCGCCGGCGTGCGCATCGGCAAGCGCTTCGAGATCACCGTCGACGAGATCACGGATGCGGTGCTCGCCGAAGTGCGCGAGCTCGCCGAGACAATGCTCTCCAACTCGGTGATCGAAGACGTCATCAGCATCACGACGCCCGACTCGGCCGTCGCAGGGGAGACGCACTAG
- a CDS encoding zinc-binding dehydrogenase — translation MPNATHPTRDVLLSPSPTAVVWSGAGHPLVQIATPGVSLGAGDLLVEVELATVCGSDLHTVLGHRSADTPLVLGHEQVGRVVALGEHARASNGTPLMVGMRVIWSVAVACGDCDRCVRGLSQKCRTLAKYGHDRVRRGWELSGGFATHVQVLAGTAVIIVDDELPAAVIAPASCATATVVAALDAASGVVPLAGETVVIAGAGLLGLTACAMATDAGATVIVSDPDAMRREVALRFGAAAAVEPVALQPTLARMLEQGSREPLVAIEMSGAPSAVAALVSTVGVGGVVVLVGSVSPGELVPIDPESIVRRLVTLRGVHNYGGGQLERAAEYLEGAAGRYPFASLVGETFGLGEVEQALELAARGTHLRVAIDPRSQTRTPALQAVAHASP, via the coding sequence TTCGCTCGGAGCTGGCGACCTGCTCGTCGAGGTCGAGTTGGCGACCGTCTGCGGCTCCGATCTGCACACCGTGCTCGGCCACCGCAGCGCCGACACTCCGCTCGTGCTCGGTCACGAGCAGGTGGGACGGGTGGTCGCCCTCGGCGAGCACGCGCGGGCATCCAATGGCACCCCGCTCATGGTCGGCATGCGCGTCATCTGGTCAGTCGCGGTCGCGTGCGGCGACTGCGATCGCTGCGTGCGCGGCCTCAGCCAGAAGTGCCGCACCCTCGCCAAGTACGGGCACGACAGGGTTCGTCGCGGTTGGGAGCTGAGCGGCGGCTTCGCCACGCACGTTCAGGTGCTCGCCGGAACCGCTGTCATCATCGTCGACGACGAGCTGCCCGCCGCCGTCATCGCCCCAGCCAGCTGCGCGACCGCCACTGTCGTTGCCGCGCTCGATGCGGCATCCGGGGTCGTTCCCCTCGCCGGCGAGACGGTCGTCATCGCCGGGGCCGGCCTGCTGGGCCTCACCGCCTGCGCCATGGCGACGGATGCGGGCGCCACGGTTATCGTCTCCGATCCGGATGCGATGCGTCGCGAGGTCGCGCTGCGCTTCGGTGCGGCCGCCGCGGTCGAGCCTGTGGCACTTCAGCCGACACTGGCCCGGATGCTCGAACAGGGCAGCAGGGAACCGCTTGTCGCCATCGAGATGTCGGGTGCGCCTTCCGCCGTCGCCGCCCTCGTGTCTACGGTCGGCGTCGGCGGTGTTGTCGTGTTGGTGGGCAGCGTCTCACCCGGCGAGCTGGTTCCCATCGACCCGGAGTCGATCGTGCGTCGGCTCGTCACCCTGCGCGGCGTGCACAACTACGGCGGCGGCCAGCTGGAGCGCGCCGCCGAGTACCTCGAAGGCGCCGCCGGGCGGTACCCCTTCGCGTCGCTCGTGGGCGAAACTTTCGGGCTCGGGGAGGTCGAGCAGGCGCTTGAGCTCGCCGCGCGGGGCACGCACCTGCGGGTCGCCATCGACCCGCGCAGCCAGACGCGCACGCCAGCGCTGCAGGCCGTCGCGCACGCGAGCCCCTGA